The following proteins are co-located in the Thermus thermophilus HB8 genome:
- a CDS encoding CBS domain-containing protein: MKVKDLMTQDPVVLGPEATLEEAARRILETRYGGFPVVDGEGRLLGVVQVEELLPHPENVPFSDVEALQLFGEWVDEDALAEIYRRYQRTPVKAVMRTEIPKVHPEDPLGKALKVVLTTDLRHLPVVDEEGKVVGILTRSDFLKLILGRG, translated from the coding sequence ATGAAGGTCAAGGACCTGATGACCCAAGACCCCGTGGTCCTGGGGCCGGAGGCCACTTTGGAGGAGGCCGCCCGCAGGATCCTGGAGACCCGCTACGGGGGCTTCCCCGTGGTGGACGGGGAGGGGAGGCTGCTCGGCGTGGTCCAGGTGGAGGAGCTTCTGCCCCACCCGGAGAACGTCCCCTTCTCCGACGTGGAGGCCTTGCAGCTTTTCGGGGAGTGGGTGGACGAGGACGCCCTGGCGGAGATCTACCGGCGCTACCAGCGCACCCCCGTGAAGGCGGTGATGCGCACGGAGATCCCCAAGGTCCATCCCGAGGACCCCCTGGGCAAGGCCCTTAAGGTGGTCCTCACGACCGACCTACGCCACCTCCCGGTGGTGGACGAGGAGGGCAAGGTGGTGGGCATCCTCACCCGGAGCGACTTTTTGAAGCTCATCCTAGGGAGGGGTTGA
- a CDS encoding cation:proton antiporter, which produces MHPSLEAFALAAGLLALGAALVHRFGFPPLPVYLLTGLVVGERLPVEDLEPLPSLGLLLLLFSVGLEFGPDRLRELSGKALRAGFFDALALPLGFLLGLLAGLDLRGALLLAGVIYISSSAVIVKLIIDLRRAANPESEVVLGVLVLEDLVIALLLALLGGQGPAGFLGGVALALAYFLFARFLGPRLVRFMEGLSDELVLLLGAAFTAGTALLFHAVGASEGVGAFLSGVIAAGLGLRERFEHLFGPVRDLGVALFFLVVGAEALGLLRGLTPWAVGLVLLGLLLKLPLNHLGGARAGLGRKRRLYSALYLVPRGEFNLVLGALALGQGYPLVAQVAVLLVLVSIPLGALLIRYAPEIAQALYPEARPRKRAKRAEGSPVK; this is translated from the coding sequence ATGCACCCTTCCCTCGAGGCCTTCGCCCTGGCCGCGGGGCTTCTGGCCCTGGGTGCGGCCCTGGTGCACCGCTTCGGCTTCCCTCCCCTCCCCGTCTACCTCCTCACGGGGCTTGTGGTGGGGGAGAGGCTTCCCGTGGAGGATCTGGAGCCCCTCCCCTCCTTGGGGCTTTTGCTCCTCCTCTTCTCCGTGGGGCTGGAGTTCGGCCCGGACCGGCTTCGGGAGCTTTCGGGGAAGGCCCTGCGGGCGGGGTTTTTTGACGCCCTGGCCCTCCCCCTGGGCTTCCTCCTCGGCCTCCTCGCCGGGCTGGACCTGAGGGGGGCCCTCCTCCTCGCCGGGGTGATCTACATCAGCTCCAGCGCCGTCATCGTCAAGCTCATCATTGACCTGCGCCGCGCCGCCAACCCCGAAAGCGAGGTGGTCCTCGGGGTCTTGGTCCTGGAGGACCTCGTCATCGCCCTCCTCCTTGCCCTCCTGGGCGGCCAGGGGCCTGCGGGCTTCCTCGGGGGGGTGGCCTTGGCCCTCGCCTACTTCCTCTTCGCCCGCTTCCTGGGCCCGAGGCTCGTCCGCTTCATGGAGGGGCTTTCCGACGAGCTCGTCCTCCTCCTCGGGGCCGCCTTCACCGCGGGCACCGCCCTCCTCTTCCACGCCGTGGGGGCCTCGGAGGGGGTGGGGGCCTTCCTCTCCGGGGTCATCGCCGCGGGGCTTGGCCTCAGGGAGAGGTTTGAGCACCTCTTCGGGCCGGTGCGGGACCTGGGGGTGGCCCTCTTCTTCCTCGTGGTGGGGGCGGAGGCCCTAGGCCTCCTTCGTGGGCTTACCCCCTGGGCGGTGGGGCTTGTCCTCCTGGGCCTCCTTCTCAAGCTCCCCCTGAACCACCTGGGCGGGGCGAGGGCGGGCCTCGGCCGGAAGCGGCGGCTCTACAGCGCCCTCTACCTCGTGCCCCGGGGCGAGTTCAACCTGGTGCTTGGGGCCTTGGCCTTAGGCCAGGGCTACCCCCTGGTGGCCCAGGTGGCCGTGCTCCTGGTCCTGGTCTCCATTCCCTTGGGGGCCCTCCTCATCCGCTACGCCCCCGAGATCGCCCAGGCCCTCTACCCGGAGGCGCGCCCCAGGAAGAGGGCGAAGAGGGCTGAAGGAAGCCCTGTAAAATGA
- a CDS encoding SDH family Clp fold serine proteinase: MDIFFQLFWLFFILSVLSPYFQQQWLLGARTRKIAELERKRKSRVITLIHRQEAVSFLGIPISRYINIDDSEQVLRAIRLTDKNVPIDLILHTPGGLVLAAEQIAEALLRHPAKVTVFVPHYAMSGGTLIALAADEIVMDENAVLGPVDPQLGQYPAASIVKVLEKKPLSEIDDQTLILADVAEKALRQVKTTVKNLLKKHMPEEKAEEVATLLSQGTWTHDYPIDVEQARSLGLPVSTEMPIEVYELMELYPQAQGQRPSVQYVPLPYRQGPPR; the protein is encoded by the coding sequence ATGGACATCTTTTTCCAGCTCTTTTGGCTCTTCTTCATCCTCTCCGTCCTCTCCCCCTACTTCCAGCAGCAGTGGCTCCTCGGGGCCAGGACCCGAAAGATCGCCGAGCTGGAAAGGAAGCGGAAAAGCCGGGTCATCACCCTCATCCACCGCCAGGAGGCGGTGAGCTTTCTGGGGATCCCCATCTCCCGCTACATCAACATTGACGACTCGGAGCAGGTCCTGAGGGCCATCCGCCTCACGGACAAGAACGTGCCCATAGACCTCATCCTCCACACCCCAGGTGGCCTCGTTCTTGCGGCGGAGCAGATCGCCGAGGCCCTCCTCCGCCACCCCGCCAAGGTGACGGTCTTCGTGCCCCACTATGCCATGTCCGGGGGGACGCTCATCGCCCTCGCCGCCGATGAGATCGTCATGGACGAGAACGCCGTCTTGGGCCCCGTGGACCCCCAGCTCGGCCAGTACCCGGCGGCGAGCATCGTCAAGGTCCTGGAGAAGAAGCCCCTTTCCGAGATTGACGACCAGACCCTGATCCTCGCCGACGTGGCGGAGAAGGCCCTTAGGCAGGTGAAGACCACGGTGAAGAACCTCCTCAAGAAGCACATGCCCGAGGAGAAGGCGGAGGAGGTGGCCACCCTTCTCTCCCAGGGCACCTGGACCCACGACTACCCCATTGACGTGGAGCAGGCCCGGAGCCTGGGGCTTCCCGTATCCACGGAGATGCCTATAGAGGTCTACGAGCTCATGGAGCTCTACCCTCAAGCCCAAGGCCAGAGGCCCAGCGTCCAGTACGTGCCCCTGCCCTACCGCCAGGGTCCGCCGCGATGA
- a CDS encoding rhomboid family intramembrane serine protease — protein MIPLHDINPARRPALVVRSLVVLNVAAFLLELLLGPTQVVAKMGFVPALFFQDPLGEGYRILTSMFLHGGLFHLLSNMWFLWVFGDNVEDRMGGERFLLFYLLGGVAAALAQALFMPASTVPMIGASGAVSAVLGAYYVLFPRAYVITLVWFVLPFTLALPAGFYLGYWAFLQLVQGLLGVPGIAFWAHLGGFVFGVAAVRAFLPRRWRW, from the coding sequence ATGATCCCCCTGCACGACATCAACCCCGCGCGCCGCCCCGCCCTGGTGGTCCGGTCCCTGGTGGTCCTGAACGTGGCCGCCTTTCTCCTGGAGCTCCTTCTTGGGCCCACCCAGGTGGTGGCCAAGATGGGCTTCGTCCCCGCCCTTTTCTTCCAAGACCCCCTGGGCGAGGGTTACCGGATCCTCACCAGCATGTTCCTCCACGGGGGGCTTTTCCACCTCCTCTCCAACATGTGGTTCCTGTGGGTGTTCGGGGACAACGTGGAGGACCGGATGGGAGGGGAGCGGTTCCTCCTCTTCTACCTCCTCGGCGGGGTGGCGGCGGCCCTGGCCCAGGCCCTGTTCATGCCCGCCTCCACCGTGCCCATGATCGGGGCGAGCGGGGCGGTCTCCGCTGTCCTTGGGGCCTATTACGTCCTCTTCCCCCGGGCCTACGTGATCACCCTGGTCTGGTTCGTCCTGCCCTTCACCCTGGCCCTGCCCGCGGGCTTTTACCTGGGGTACTGGGCCTTCCTCCAGCTGGTGCAGGGGCTTTTGGGCGTGCCGGGCATCGCCTTCTGGGCCCACCTCGGCGGGTTCGTCTTCGGCGTGGCGGCGGTGCGGGCGTTCCTTCCCCGAAGGTGGCGCTGGTAG
- a CDS encoding cation:proton antiporter encodes MHGAEHLLEIFYLLLAAQVMAFIFKRLNQPVVIGEVLAGVLVGPALLGLVHEGEILEFLAELGAVFLLFMVGLETRLKDILAVGKEAFLVAVLGVALPFLGGYLYGLEIGFETLPALFLGTALVATSVGITARVLQELGVLSRPYSRIILGAAVIDDVLGLIVLAVVNGVAETGQVEVGAITRLIVLSVVFVGLAVFLSTLIARLPLERLPVGSPLGFALALGVGMAALAASIGLAPIVGAFLGGMLLSEVREKYRLEEPIFAIESFLAPIFFAMVGVRLELSALASPVVLVAGTVVTVIAILGKVLGGFLGALTQGVRSALTVGVGMAPRGEVGLIVAALGLKAGAVNEEEYAIVLFMVVFTTLFAPFALKPLIAWTERERAAKE; translated from the coding sequence ATGCACGGCGCGGAACACCTGTTGGAGATCTTCTATCTCCTTCTCGCGGCCCAGGTGATGGCCTTTATCTTCAAGCGCCTGAACCAGCCCGTGGTCATCGGGGAGGTGCTGGCGGGGGTGCTGGTGGGGCCGGCCCTCCTCGGCCTGGTGCACGAGGGGGAGATCCTGGAGTTTCTGGCGGAGCTCGGGGCCGTCTTCCTCCTCTTCATGGTGGGCTTGGAGACCAGGCTTAAGGACATCCTGGCGGTGGGGAAGGAGGCCTTTTTGGTGGCCGTTTTGGGGGTGGCCCTGCCCTTCCTAGGGGGGTACCTCTACGGCCTAGAGATCGGGTTTGAAACCCTCCCCGCCCTCTTCCTCGGCACCGCCTTGGTGGCCACTAGCGTAGGTATAACCGCGAGGGTCCTCCAGGAGCTCGGGGTTCTTTCCCGCCCCTATTCCCGGATCATCCTGGGGGCGGCGGTGATTGACGATGTCCTGGGCCTCATCGTCCTTGCGGTGGTGAACGGCGTGGCGGAGACGGGCCAGGTGGAGGTGGGGGCCATCACCCGGCTTATCGTCCTCTCCGTGGTCTTCGTGGGGCTTGCCGTCTTCCTCTCCACCCTCATCGCCCGCCTCCCCCTGGAGCGGCTTCCCGTGGGGAGCCCCTTGGGCTTCGCCCTCGCCTTGGGCGTGGGGATGGCGGCCCTGGCGGCCAGCATCGGCCTCGCCCCCATCGTGGGGGCCTTCCTCGGGGGAATGCTTCTCTCCGAGGTGCGGGAAAAGTACCGTCTGGAGGAGCCCATCTTCGCCATAGAGAGCTTCCTCGCCCCCATTTTCTTCGCCATGGTGGGGGTGAGGCTGGAGCTTTCCGCCTTGGCGAGCCCCGTGGTGCTGGTGGCGGGGACGGTGGTTACGGTCATCGCCATCCTGGGCAAGGTCCTGGGCGGCTTCCTCGGCGCCCTCACCCAAGGGGTGCGGAGCGCCCTCACCGTGGGGGTGGGCATGGCCCCCCGGGGGGAGGTGGGCCTCATCGTGGCCGCCTTGGGCCTCAAGGCGGGGGCGGTGAACGAGGAGGAGTACGCCATCGTCCTCTTCATGGTGGTCTTCACGACCCTCTTCGCCCCCTTCGCCCTGAAGCCCCTCATCGCCTGGACGGAGAGGGAGCGCGCCGCTAAGGAATAG
- a CDS encoding cation:proton antiporter regulatory subunit, with translation MKVEEVVLPGVGRKYTITVKSGDRIVIVVHSSGKRELQYFEAGEEDEPTVALDLTDEEARELGAILAGVLFHPEAVGDTRSKLGAKVIEWVKVLPGSKLAGKRVGDLALPPGAHLLAVDRPGAPLIPHPGPDVVLEVGDTLVVAGSREAVEALKGSF, from the coding sequence ATGAAGGTAGAGGAAGTGGTTCTTCCCGGCGTGGGGCGCAAGTACACCATCACGGTGAAGAGCGGGGACCGGATCGTCATCGTGGTGCATAGCTCCGGCAAGCGGGAGCTCCAGTACTTTGAGGCGGGCGAGGAGGACGAGCCCACCGTGGCCCTGGACCTCACGGACGAGGAGGCGAGGGAGCTTGGGGCCATCCTGGCCGGGGTCCTCTTCCACCCCGAGGCCGTGGGGGACACGCGGAGCAAGCTGGGGGCCAAGGTGATTGAGTGGGTCAAGGTTCTTCCCGGCTCTAAGCTTGCGGGGAAGAGGGTCGGGGACCTCGCCCTGCCCCCGGGGGCCCACCTCCTCGCGGTGGACCGGCCCGGGGCCCCCCTCATCCCCCACCCCGGCCCGGACGTGGTCTTAGAGGTGGGGGACACCCTGGTGGTGGCGGGGAGCCGGGAGGCGGTGGAGGCCCTGAAGGGGAGCTTCTGA